A window from Plectropomus leopardus isolate mb chromosome 21, YSFRI_Pleo_2.0, whole genome shotgun sequence encodes these proteins:
- the LOC121960450 gene encoding palmitoyltransferase ZDHHC20-B-like, protein MAPTHVLRCCQRGLAWIPVIFIALVVCWSYYAYVLELCIFTIPSIGEKVVYLIFFHLSFIMFVWSYWKTIFTQPANPSKEFCLPKAEKERYEKEERPESQQEILWRAATSVPLYTRTGAGAIRYCDRCQVIKPDRCHHCSACDMCVLKMDHHCPWVNNCVGFSNYKFFILFLAYSLVYCLFIAATVLQYFIKFWTNELPDTHAKFHVLFLFFVAAMFCISILSLFSYHLWLVGKNRSTIEAFRAPVFRTGSDKNGFSLGFRKNIAQVFGDQKKYWLLPVFTSQGDGLTFPTRLVNVDVEQATVTLQPEPNKSAADVPVSPVSESQDHLLSNDQHANNIGDHQANNTLKSAESETITISMESES, encoded by the exons ATGGCGCCCACACACGTACTGAGATGCTGTCAACGGGGTTTAGCATGGATACCTGTGATTTTTATCGCCCTGGTCGTCTGCTGGTCGTATTACGCGTACGTGTTGGAGCTTTGTATAT TCACCATCCCCAGTATAGGAGAGAAGG TTGTCTACCTGATCTTCTTCCACCTCTCTTTCATCATGTTTGTATGGTCTTACTGGAAGACCATCTTCACTCAGCCTGCCAACCCCTCCAAAGAG ttcTGCCTTCCCAAGGCTGAGAAGGAGCGTTATGAGAAGGAAGAGAGGCCAGAGTCCCAGCAAGAGATCCTATGGAGAGCCGCCACCAGTGTGCCTCTGTACACCCGCACAGGAGCCGGAG CAATCCGTTACTGTGACCGCTGTCAAGTTATCAAACCAGACCGGTGTCATCACTGCTCCGCGTGCGATAT GTGTGTGCTGAAAATGGATCACCATTGTCCCTG GGTGAACAACTGCGTCGGATTCTCCAACTACAAGTTTTTCATCCTCTTCCTGGCTTACTCGCTGGTGTACTGTTTGTTCATTGCAGCCACCGTTCTGCAATATTTCATAAAGTTCTGGACA AATGAGCTGCCAGACACTCACGCCAAATTCCAtgtcttgtttctcttttttgtggCGGCCATGTTCTGCATCAGTATTCTCTCCCTCTTCAGCTACCACCTGTGGCTTGTAGGGAAGAACAGGTCCACTATAG AGGCGTTCAGAGCACCGGTCTTTAGGACAGGCTCTGATAAGAACGGCTTCTCTCTGGGTTTCCGGAAGAACATCGCTCAGGTCTTTGGAGACCAGAAGAAGTACTGGCTGCTGCCCGTCTTCACCAG TCAGGGAGATGGTCTGACGTTCCCCACACGGCTGGTCAACGTTGATGTAGAGCAGGCCACGGTGACCCTGCAGCCTGAGCCCAATAAAAG TGCTGCTGATGTTCCTGTGAGCCCCGTCAGCGAGTCACAGGATCACCTCCTGAGCAATGACCAGCATGCCAACAACATCGGAGACCATCAGGCTAATAACACCCTTAAATCAG ctgaaagtgaaactatTACAATCTCCATGGAGAGCGAGTCCTAA
- the LOC121960593 gene encoding arylamine N-acetyltransferase, pineal gland isozyme NAT-10-like, whose product MHLETYLSRIGFAGPAEPSLEVLRSLHTCHLLSVPFENLTVHSGGRVQLDLSLLYDKIVNQRRGGFCFENNGLFSWLLSELGFQVTLLSGQVKNAITCRYGPPFDHLTLMVNLDGQRWLCDVGFGAAGFSAPLSLETSGPQEQGHRVYRIREHVGMHFLEWQQEENRGADGDWVELYKFTLEPRCLGDFAERCEYHQRSPCSLFFCKSLCTILKPGGRVSYTGHKLTTTTFPTEGTQGVVETTTRDLKDEEIPGVLAEEFGVVLNSPLIPKDEKITPPPIMY is encoded by the coding sequence ATGCATTTGGAGACATATTTGTCGCGCATCGGGTTCGCGGGCCCAGCTGAGCCCAGCCTGGAGGTGCTGCGGTCGCTTCACACCTGTCACCTGCTGTCGGTGCCGTTTGAGAACCTCACGGTGCACAGCGGCGGACGGGTCCAACTTGATCTTTCTCTTCTATACGACAAAATAGTAAACCAGCGCCGAGGTGGTTTCTGCTTTGAGAATAACGGTCTCTTCTCCTGGCTGCTGTCCGAACTGGGCTTCCAGGTGACTCTGCTCTCAGGTCAGGTGAAAAATGCAATCACGTGTCGTTACGGGCCGCCTTTTGACCATCTGACCCTCATGGTGAACCTTGATGGACAGCGCTGGCTGTGCGACGTCGGGTTTGGTGCTGCAGGTTTTAGTGCACCTCTTTCACTGGAGACCAGTGGCCCCCAGGAGCAGGGCCACAGAGTGTACCGCATTAGAGAGCATGTGGGGATGCATTTTCTGGAGtggcagcaggaggagaacaGAGGGGCAGATGGAGACTGGGTAGAGCTCTACAAGTTCACCCTTGAACCTCGGTGTCTGGGAGACTTTGCTGAGAGGTGCGAGTATCACCAGCGCTCCCCCTGCTCCCTCTTCTTCTGCAAGTCTCTCTGCACCATCTTAAAACCAGGTGGGAGGGTCAGCTACACTGGCCACAAACTGACCACTACTACATTTCCAACAGAGGGCACACAGGGAGTGGTGGAAACCACAACCAGGGATCTTAAGGATGAGGAGATACCTGGTGTGCTAGCAGAGGAATTTGGAGTTGTATTGAATTCTCCACTCATACCGAAGGATGAGAAAATCACACCACCGCCAATCATGTATTGA